From Acidobacteriota bacterium, one genomic window encodes:
- a CDS encoding type II secretion system protein produces MSKGLFSRKARTRGYSLIELSIVCAMIVILTAMIVPITRFTLIRQKEMELKMALRNMRSAIDEYKRLSDQGLVPVDLDTDGYPKTLDKLVEGVDLVGQIKKKKRFLRKIPIDPMTGKAEWGLRSVQDEPDTTSWGRQNVYDVYSLSEATGLDKTKYKDW; encoded by the coding sequence ATGTCGAAAGGCCTCTTCAGCCGGAAAGCCCGCACACGCGGCTACTCGCTGATCGAGCTGTCGATCGTCTGCGCCATGATCGTCATCCTCACCGCGATGATCGTCCCCATCACGCGGTTCACCCTGATCCGCCAGAAGGAGATGGAGCTGAAGATGGCCCTCCGGAACATGCGGAGCGCCATCGACGAGTACAAGCGCCTGTCGGACCAGGGGCTCGTCCCGGTCGACCTCGACACCGACGGCTACCCGAAGACGCTGGACAAGCTCGTCGAGGGCGTGGACCTCGTGGGCCAGATCAAGAAGAAGAAGCGGTTCCTCCGCAAGATCCCGATCGACCCGATGACCGGCAAGGCCGAGTGGGGCCTGCGCAGCGTGCAGGACGAGCCCGACACCACCTCGTGGGGAAGGCAGAACGTCTACGACGTCTACTCCCTTTCCGAGGCCACCGGGCTCGACAAGACGAAATACAAGGACTGGTGA